AGTGCCGCCCTGGCGGCCACGACGGTCTGCTGGCGGATGTCCTCGGGAGTCACGCGGTGGGGAAGTCCTTTCCGACGATGACCGTCACGTCGACGACGTCGATGGCATTGCGGCTGAAGACCAATTGTCCCACTCCGAGGGCGTCGCGGACGCGCTGCGCCGCCGACTCCTCGTCGCGGTCGTAGAAGACGATCTCGGTCTGGGGCTTGTCGAAGGTGGAGGCGTTGCCGGTGAGGCGGACGTCGAAGCCGGCTCCCAGCCTGGCCCGCACGGCCTCGGCCAGGCCCACCGCGCCCGTCCCGTTGAGGATCTGGATGCGCGGGCGCTCGGACCCGCCGGGCAGGGCGTCGGCGGGGAACGCCTCGGCGACCATGCGCTGCTTCTCCTCGGTCCGCACCCGGTACAGCTCCCCCTCGGCGGCGCCCGTCCCGAAGGCCTCGACGGGCAGGATGCGGGTCCGCACCTCGCCGGCGGCCAGGGCGTCGAAGGCCCGGGCCAGCCCGGGCGGGCTGGTGGGCGCGGTGTCGGGCCGGGCCCGGACGGCGCCCAGCCAGGCGTCGAAGAACGCCTGGTGGCGGGCCAGGCGGGACAGGTCGCTGCCCCGGCCCTTGGCGGCCAGGAAGGCGGGCACGTCGGCGGGCGCCACCGCGACCGGCCCCGCCTCGTAGAGCACCTGCACCCGGCCCGTCGGCTCCACCTGCTCCACCCGCTCGGGCACAGTGACGGTTACCGGCCCGACGGGCTGCATGACGGCCGCCAACGAGCCGTCGTCCAACAGCACGGTGTCGCCCAGCACTGCGCCGAGCAGGTTCTCGACGGTCGACTTCAGGCGGGCCGGGCCGCCCAGCTCCAACGATCGGGCCACCGGCTCGAGGCCGAGCGAGACGACCTCGGTCATGGTCCCGGGCGGCAGGAGGATCAGCGTCCCCCCTCCGCCCGGCCGGGGCACGAGCACGGTCAGCGACGACGCCCGGCCCGAGGCCTCCTGCTGGGCCAGCAGCACGGCGGGGGGGGCGGCGGCGGCGGTGCCGCCCGGGCCGTCGCCGTCGTCCCCACCGCCCCTGTCGGCGCCGGAGCGCAGGAGGGCGGCGGCGACGCCGACGACGAGCACCACCACGGTGGCGACGGCGACGTTGCGGACCCGGCGGCGCCGGCGGCGCTGGCGGCGGCGCTCGGCCCGCCCGCCGCGGCGCGTCTCCGGGAGGGGGATCGGATCGAGCGGGAACGGACCGGGCGCCGGGCCGACCGTGTCCGTCCTGCCGCTGTTCATCCTTCAACCAAGATACAGACCGCGCCGCCGGATCTCGCGTAGGGCGGCGGGCGGGACGAGCACGTCGAGCGGGCGCCCGGCGGCCGCCCGGGCCCGCAGATCGCTGCTCGACACGTCGAGCGCCGGGATGGTGACCGCCGTCGACCGCCACGGCGGTGGAGGCAGGACGGCCGCCGCGCCGGGGCGGGACACGACCACGAGGGACACGGCCGCGCACAGCTCCTCACCGCGCACCCACGTCCCCAGCTCGCCGGCGATGTCGCCGCCCACCACCAGGTGGAGCCCGGCGCCCGGGTGGAGGGCCGCCAGCTCGGCGGCGGTGTCGGCCATGTACGACGGCCCCCCGCGGTCGATCTCCAGCCGGCTCGCCTCCAGGCCGTCGACCTCGGACGCCGCCGCCGCGACCACGGCGAAGCGGTCCTCGGCCGGCGTGACGGCCCGGGACGCCACCTTCTGCCACGGCACGTTGGCGACCACGAGCAGCATGCGGTCGAGGGCGAGGGCAGCCCGCACCTCGACGGCGGCCGACAGGTGGCCGACGTGGACGGGGTCGAACGTGCCGCCCAGGATGCCGATCCGCGGCGGCCTCCCGCTCCCGCCGACCGCGCCAGGCACAGACGAAGCCTACGGCGGCCTCGGCGGCGGTACCGTCCCCTCCCGTGCCCGACGCCCGGCTGCCCGAGGGGCTCGACGGATGGTGCGACGCCCGGTTCGCGGCCGTCGCCCGCGCCGTCGCCGAGCCGCTGGCCGCCGGCGCCCACCACGGCGTCGCCGTCGCCGTCCGCCACCGGGGCGTCCCCGTGGTCGACCTGTGGGGCGGCGCCTTCCGTGAGGACACGCTGGCGGTGTCGTTCTCCACGACCAAGGGGCCGGTGTCCACGGCGGTCCACATGGCTCTGGAGCGGGCCGGCCTCGGGTACGACACGCCGGTCGCCTCCGTCTGGCCGGAGTTCGGGCGGCACGGCAAGGACGGCATCACCATCCGCCACGCCCTGTGCCACGAGGCGGGCGTCCCCCACATCCGCGACGCCATCCCCGGCGTCGAGACGCTGGCCGACTGGGACACCATGGTCGCCGCCGTCGAGGGGCTGTCGCCCGAGTGGGAGCCGGGGACGGCCAACGGCTACCACGCCCTCACGTGGGGCTGGTTGGCGGGCGAGCTGGTGCGGCGGGTGGACGGCCGCGCACTCGAGCGGTTCGTGGCCGAGGAGATCGCCGGGCCGCTCGGCCTCGACGGCTGCTTCCTGGGCACACCACCCGACCAGCAGCACCGCCTGGCCCCGGTGTTCTGGAACCCCGTCTACCTGTCCATGCCGTCGCTCGAGCAACTGCTGCCGGCCGACTCGCTGATCCTGCGGGCCGTCGCCCCCAAGGGCGACATGATCGCCTTCGTCAACAGCGAGCGGGGCCGGGCGGCGTGCGTGCCGGCCATCACCGGCGCGTTCACCGCCCGCTCGCTCGCCGCCGTGTACGCGGCGCTGGAGCGGGGCGGCCAGCTCGACGGCGTGCGCCTGCTCGAGCCGGGCACCATCGCGGCCGCCACCGAGGTCCAGAACACCCGGCCCGACCTCATCCTCCTCACCCCGGTGCGGTGGCGACTGGGTTTCATGGGCTTCGCCGCCCTGGACCCCGACGGCGGCGACGGCGCCTTCGGGCACGCGGGGCTGGGCGGGTCGGTCGCCATGGCCGAGCCCCGCTCCGAGCTGGCCGTCGCCGTCACCCTCGACCGCCTGGAGCTCGACCTCCTCGGTGACGCCCGCGGCCGCTCGGTGGTGGAGGCCGCCGTGCGGTCCGTCCTCGGCGCCTGAGCTCCCGCCGCCCCGTTCTCGCACCAGGAATCGACCACCAGCGGTCGATTCCTGGTGCGAGAAGCGCTAACGACCGGTGAGGCGGGCCACCACGGGGGCGAAGGCGTGGAGGGCGTCGCCCGGGACCGACCAGTAGCTGAAGCCGAGCTCCGCCCGGCGCCGCTCCAGGGTGTCGCAGATCTGGTCGACGCTGCCCACGAGCACGATGGGCACCTCCAGCGCCTGCTCGGCGGTGACGCCGAAGCGGGGAGCCATGAAGGCGGCGGTGGCCTGGGGGTCGACGCCGACCAGGCAGAACGCCGTGTAGCACTGGAGCTCCAGGTCGTCGAAGCGCTCCCCCGCCGCCTCTCGAACCCAAGCCACCCGCTCCCGGAAGTGCTCGACGAGGGCGGCCCGCGCCGTCTCCGGCCCCCGCTCCCCGGCGGCCAGGCTGGTGTTGAACCCCACGATGTCGGCCTCCCGGGCCGCCACGCCGAGGACGCGACGGCCGCCCCCTGCCACCACCACCGGAGGGTGGGGCCGCTGCACGGGCCGGGGCAGGCAGCGGGCCCCGTCGAGCCGGTAGTGGGCCCCGGAGAACGTGACCTCGCCGCCGGCCCACAGCGCCTTGACCACCCGCACCGCCTCGCCCAGGCGCTCGACCCGCACGCCCGGCCGGTCGTGGGGCAGGCCGAGCTCGTCGTAGTCGCTGCGCAGCCACCCGGCACCCATGCCCAGCTCCAGCCGGCCCTCGCTCACCACGTCGAGCGTGGCCGCCTCCCGGGCCAGGACGGCGGGATGGCGGTAGTCGTTGGCGAACACCAGCGACCCGATCCGGATGGACGTGGTGGCCGTCGCCGCCGCCGTGAGGCCCACCAGCGGGCCCCACTGGTCGCCGAAGTGGTCGGGCATGAGGATCGTCGAGTACCCGAGGTCCTCGGCCGCCCGGGCCTGGTCGGCCCACGCCTTGGCGTCGGTCGCCGCCGCCAGCTGCACGCCGAACCGGAACGGCCGCACGCCCATCACCGCACCCTACGGCGCGAGGAGCCCTTAGGCTGATGACGATGGAAGCGAGGGCGTGGACGCCGACCAGCTGGCGCGACCGGCCGGCGGCCCAGCAGCCGGACTGGCCCGACGAGGCCGCCCTCGACCGCGCCCTCAAGCAGCTGGCCGGCCTCCCGCCGCTGGTCTTCGCCGGCGAGGCGCGCCAGCTCACCTGCTCGCTGGCGGACGTGGCCGGCGGGCGGGCGTTCCTGCTCCAGGCCGGCGACTGCGCCGAGTCCTTCGGGGACTTCTCGGCCGACTCGATCCGCGACAAGCTCAAGGTCATCCTCCAGATGGCGGTCGTGCTCACCTACGGCTCCGGAGTCCCGGTGGTGAAGGTGGGCCGCATCGCCGGCCAGTTCGCCAAGCCCCGGTCGTCGCCCACCGAGCTGGTCGGCGACCTCGAGCTGCCGTCGTTCCGCGGGCACATCGTCAACGACGACGCCCCCGACGCCGCCGCGCGCGTGGCCGACCCCCAGCGCCTCATCGGCGCCTACCACCAGTCGGCCGCCACGCTCAACCTGCTCCGCGCGTTCACCAAGGGCGGCTTCGCCGACCTCAGCCAGGTGCACGTGTGGAACCAGCAGTTCGTGGCCAGCAGCAACGAGGGCCGCCGCTACGAGGCCATCGCCTCCGAGATCGACCGGGCCATGCGCTTCATGCGGGCGTGCGGCGTCGTCGGCGACACCCAGCCCCAGCTGCGCGAGGTCGACTTCTACACCTCGCACGAGGCCCTGCTGCTCGTCTACGAGGAGGCGCTGACCCGCCTCGACTCGCTGACGGGCGACTGGTACGACTGCTCGGCCCACATGCTGTGGGTGGGCGACCGGACGCGGGAGCCGGACGGGGCGCACGTCGAGTTCTTGGCCGGCGTCCGCAACCCCATCGGGTGCAAGCTCGGCCCCACGGCCACGGCGGACGGCGTGCGCGCGCTGTGCGAGCGGCTCGACCCCCACCGCACGCCGGGCCGGCTCACCCTCATCTCCCGCATGGGCGCCGCCCGCCTGGCCGGGTCGCTGCCGCCGCTGCTGCGGGCCGTGCGCGACGGCGGCTGGCCCGTGGTGTGGGCGTGCGACCCCATGCACGGGAACACCTTCGTGGCGCCGGGCGGCCGCAAGACCCGGCACTTCGACGACGTCATGGCCGAGATCGAGATGTTCTTCGGGACCTGCCGCGCCGAGGGCGTCTGGCCGGGCGGCATGCACGTGGAGCTCACCGGCGACGACGTCACCGAGTGCCTGGGCGGCGCCGAGGAGGTCTCCGACCTCGACCTCCGCTACACCAGTGCCTGCGACCCCCGCCTCAACGGCCGCCAGTCCCTCGACCTCGCCTTCCGCGTCGCCGAGCTCCTCCGAGCCTGAGGACCGCCGGACCGGCGCCCGGCCGTTCTCTGGACGGAATGCGCCGGACCGCGGTGTTTCCCGTCCAGAGAACGGATCAGCGCTGGCCCGGCCCCGGGGGCGCTGGCCCGGCCCCGGGGGCGCTCCCGCCGCCGCAGGCGGCCCCACCGGCTGCCGGCCAAAGAGGGACGAGCGGAGAACGGCCGGCTCCGCCGGCCGTTCGGAGCACGATCGAGCTCGCCGAGCAAGCTCCGCTTGCGACGGCGACTACAACAGATGGGCGTGGTCGTTGAAGCGCACGAGGGTCCAGCGCCGGTGGGGGTCGTCGGACGCCGGTCGCTCCCACTCGGTGATCGACGTGTTGTCGATCCTGGTCTTGAACCGAGGAGCGAGGGGCATCTCGGCCAGGGCTCGCAGCGAGCCCTCGATGACGCCGCCATGGCAGGCGATCACGACCGTCCGGCCCTCGTGCTCGGTGGCAAGCCGCAGCAGGACGCAGGCGACCCGCACCCACAGGGCGGCCAGCGTCTCGGCGCCCGGGGCCATCGGGCGATAGAGGTCGGCCGAGCTCGACGGCCAGGCGTAGCGGGCCCGGAACTCCTCCCACGTGATCCCGTCCGCATCACCCGGGTGGAGCTCGCACAGGTCCTCGTCCTGCTCGATCGTCGAGGCGCCGACCACGCCGGCGATGGCCTCCGCCGTCTCGATGGCCCGGGGCAGCGTGCTGGCGTAGAGCACGCCGGCGTCGGCGAGCTCGCCCGTCCGCTCCAGCCGCTGGCGCAGCGCCTCGGCCTGGCGGCGTCCCAGGCCCGACAGCCCGGTGCAGCCCTTCATGCCGCCCACGACCTGGTCGACGTGGCACTGGGCCTCGCCGTGGCGGACGAGGACGAGGCGGGTCGGGCGGTCGTCCGTCATCCCAGGTGCTCCACGAAGCGCTCCAGCTGCGTGAGGTTGCGGCACTCGAAGGCGCCGTCGCAGAACCGGGCGTACTCGCTGACGATGGAGTCGCCGGTGTCCCAGTAGGAGCGGGGCTCCGGGTTCAGCCAGTACACGTGGCGAGCCTTCTTCGCCACGGCTCCCACCACCTGCGCCTCGGCGGCGTGGTAGTTGTTCCGGGCGTCGCCCAAGATGATGACGGTGGTCCGGGGCCCGATCTCGTCGCCCCACCGGTTCCAGAAGGCGCCCAGGGCGTGGCCGTAGTCGGAGTGGCCGTCGAGCCACACCACGTCGGCTTCGGCGTTCACCCGCTCCACCGCCTCGGAGATGTCCTCCGTCCCCTCGAACAGGTGGGTGACCTCGTCCACGCCGTCGATGAACACGAAGCTGCGCACCCGGGAGAACTCCGACGAGATGGCGTGGACGAAGTGCAGGGTGAACCGGGCAAAGGCCGCCACCGACCCCGAGACGTCGGCGATCACCCAGATCTCCGGCTTGGCCGGGTGGGGCCGGCGGAAGCGGGGCTCGGCGGGGACGCCGCCGTACGACATCGAGTGGCGGACGGTGCTGCGGAAGTCGAGGGGGCCCCGGCGGCGGTGGCGCCGGCGGCGGGCCAGGCGCACGGCCAACCGGCGGGCGACGGGCTGGAGGGCCCGGCGCAGCGCCGCCAGCTCCTCCCGGGAGGCGTGCATGAAGTCGAGGTCCTCGGGCAGCGGCCGGCGGAGGGTGCGGGCCAGGGCGTCGGCACCGCGGTCGGCGACCAGCCGCCGGCGGATCTCCGCCTCCACCTCGGTCCGGAACCGGTCGAGCCGGACCTCGTACTCGTCGCGCGCCAGCCGCTCGTCGAGCGGCGATCGTGGCCCCTCGCCCGCCACGAGGCGCTCCAGCGCCCCGTCCAGGTCGAGGCTGCGCAGGGTCCGGTACAGGTAGTAGGTGCCGCCGGCGGGACGGCCGGTGGCCATGCCCGACGAGCGGGTGACGGCCCGGGCCGCCAGGGCCCGCAGCGCCTCCTCGTCGCCCTCCCGCAGGGCGGCCTCGACGAGGGCGGCCAGGTCGTCGTCGCCGTCCGCCGAGAGGCCGGCGTCGCCGGCCTCGCCAGCCGCCCCCGCATCGGCCGACGCGGCGCCCGCCGCCAGCACGCCCGCCCCCGCCGAGAAGTACACGTCGAACACCGTCTCGAACGCCCGCCGGTGCCCCGGCGACTTCACCAGGG
This DNA window, taken from Acidimicrobiales bacterium, encodes the following:
- a CDS encoding serine hydrolase domain-containing protein: MPDARLPEGLDGWCDARFAAVARAVAEPLAAGAHHGVAVAVRHRGVPVVDLWGGAFREDTLAVSFSTTKGPVSTAVHMALERAGLGYDTPVASVWPEFGRHGKDGITIRHALCHEAGVPHIRDAIPGVETLADWDTMVAAVEGLSPEWEPGTANGYHALTWGWLAGELVRRVDGRALERFVAEEIAGPLGLDGCFLGTPPDQQHRLAPVFWNPVYLSMPSLEQLLPADSLILRAVAPKGDMIAFVNSERGRAACVPAITGAFTARSLAAVYAALERGGQLDGVRLLEPGTIAAATEVQNTRPDLILLTPVRWRLGFMGFAALDPDGGDGAFGHAGLGGSVAMAEPRSELAVAVTLDRLELDLLGDARGRSVVEAAVRSVLGA
- a CDS encoding 3-deoxy-7-phosphoheptulonate synthase class II — translated: MEARAWTPTSWRDRPAAQQPDWPDEAALDRALKQLAGLPPLVFAGEARQLTCSLADVAGGRAFLLQAGDCAESFGDFSADSIRDKLKVILQMAVVLTYGSGVPVVKVGRIAGQFAKPRSSPTELVGDLELPSFRGHIVNDDAPDAAARVADPQRLIGAYHQSAATLNLLRAFTKGGFADLSQVHVWNQQFVASSNEGRRYEAIASEIDRAMRFMRACGVVGDTQPQLREVDFYTSHEALLLVYEEALTRLDSLTGDWYDCSAHMLWVGDRTREPDGAHVEFLAGVRNPIGCKLGPTATADGVRALCERLDPHRTPGRLTLISRMGAARLAGSLPPLLRAVRDGGWPVVWACDPMHGNTFVAPGGRKTRHFDDVMAEIEMFFGTCRAEGVWPGGMHVELTGDDVTECLGGAEEVSDLDLRYTSACDPRLNGRQSLDLAFRVAELLRA
- a CDS encoding LytR C-terminal domain-containing protein → MNSGRTDTVGPAPGPFPLDPIPLPETRRGGRAERRRQRRRRRRVRNVAVATVVVLVVGVAAALLRSGADRGGGDDGDGPGGTAAAAPPAVLLAQQEASGRASSLTVLVPRPGGGGTLILLPPGTMTEVVSLGLEPVARSLELGGPARLKSTVENLLGAVLGDTVLLDDGSLAAVMQPVGPVTVTVPERVEQVEPTGRVQVLYEAGPVAVAPADVPAFLAAKGRGSDLSRLARHQAFFDAWLGAVRARPDTAPTSPPGLARAFDALAAGEVRTRILPVEAFGTGAAEGELYRVRTEEKQRMVAEAFPADALPGGSERPRIQILNGTGAVGLAEAVRARLGAGFDVRLTGNASTFDKPQTEIVFYDRDEESAAQRVRDALGVGQLVFSRNAIDVVDVTVIVGKDFPTA
- a CDS encoding TIGR03621 family F420-dependent LLM class oxidoreductase, whose amino-acid sequence is MGVRPFRFGVQLAAATDAKAWADQARAAEDLGYSTILMPDHFGDQWGPLVGLTAAATATTSIRIGSLVFANDYRHPAVLAREAATLDVVSEGRLELGMGAGWLRSDYDELGLPHDRPGVRVERLGEAVRVVKALWAGGEVTFSGAHYRLDGARCLPRPVQRPHPPVVVAGGGRRVLGVAAREADIVGFNTSLAAGERGPETARAALVEHFRERVAWVREAAGERFDDLELQCYTAFCLVGVDPQATAAFMAPRFGVTAEQALEVPIVLVGSVDQICDTLERRRAELGFSYWSVPGDALHAFAPVVARLTGR
- a CDS encoding histidine phosphatase family protein, producing MTDDRPTRLVLVRHGEAQCHVDQVVGGMKGCTGLSGLGRRQAEALRQRLERTGELADAGVLYASTLPRAIETAEAIAGVVGASTIEQDEDLCELHPGDADGITWEEFRARYAWPSSSADLYRPMAPGAETLAALWVRVACVLLRLATEHEGRTVVIACHGGVIEGSLRALAEMPLAPRFKTRIDNTSITEWERPASDDPHRRWTLVRFNDHAHLL
- the nadD gene encoding nicotinate-nucleotide adenylyltransferase gives rise to the protein MPGAVGGSGRPPRIGILGGTFDPVHVGHLSAAVEVRAALALDRMLLVVANVPWQKVASRAVTPAEDRFAVVAAAASEVDGLEASRLEIDRGGPSYMADTAAELAALHPGAGLHLVVGGDIAGELGTWVRGEELCAAVSLVVVSRPGAAAVLPPPPWRSTAVTIPALDVSSSDLRARAAAGRPLDVLVPPAALREIRRRGLYLG
- a CDS encoding VWA domain-containing protein, whose protein sequence is MLDILGGFVRELRAAGLPVSLTEDLDAVQALCHVPIEDREAFKSALAATLVKSPGHRRAFETVFDVYFSAGAGVLAAGAASADAGAAGEAGDAGLSADGDDDLAALVEAALREGDEEALRALAARAVTRSSGMATGRPAGGTYYLYRTLRSLDLDGALERLVAGEGPRSPLDERLARDEYEVRLDRFRTEVEAEIRRRLVADRGADALARTLRRPLPEDLDFMHASREELAALRRALQPVARRLAVRLARRRRHRRRGPLDFRSTVRHSMSYGGVPAEPRFRRPHPAKPEIWVIADVSGSVAAFARFTLHFVHAISSEFSRVRSFVFIDGVDEVTHLFEGTEDISEAVERVNAEADVVWLDGHSDYGHALGAFWNRWGDEIGPRTTVIILGDARNNYHAAEAQVVGAVAKKARHVYWLNPEPRSYWDTGDSIVSEYARFCDGAFECRNLTQLERFVEHLG